TAGTGCCGGAGCTGCTTCCTCCGCCGCCGGTGCCGCCTCCTCTGCCGATGGCAATGCCTACGGCAACGAGGCTCCACTGTACAACAGCCCCGCGCCCTATGGCCAGCCCAACTACTAAGGTGCTCATCCTGGGCATGGGTTGCTCCTCAGCTGCGACAGCtggtttaatttaaatttttgtttttttttttctttgccgaACTACTGAGcgcaaataaatgaaaaaaaaatacttgaAACGTAAACGTTTTGTCATCAATTATTTTCGACCGGAAGGGGCTACCTGAGTGGCAATGAAGCACACAGATTAAGCACATATttatgaatatataaatatatacgaaTGCATGAGAGAACAAAAAATTATATCTAGTTttcttcaaaaataaataataaagggGAAAATGGTATAAAGTATGAACATAAAATTATGAACGAGTATAAATAAGTTTGTAATTGAAATCTCTACGGTCATACAAGTATTTTAACTATTctataaatatgcataaacaTGGTACGCATTTTATGAGATACAATTCGAAAGATATTGGATAGCATTATCATGcatgaaattatttcacacTCTTGTGATGGTAGCTATCTTATTCCAGTTATCGTTTAATTGCAAAGAATGGGATCAAAAGGTCATCTTTATCAACATATTGTTGATTCCggaatgaataataaataataacataaCTATGAATTAATGGAGCAACTATAATTTTACGGCCTcttttcttttaaacaaaGAATATAGCACTTTTAATGCATTAAATACGTATTTAAACCTTTTCTTTTGAAACGCCAAATTCATATTAGAGTTTCATAagattgttttaaaacataacaACATAATAATTGAAGAATTGGAAATCTTTTTAGGTGTTTGTAAGCCTTTGAATTCCTAATTGGAATAGCTAAAGATCCATATTTCATCTTCAAATCTCTTTGCAACTAGAGATTTATTTTATCTGGCAATTATTaagtatacatttttatatggTACTTTAAACTGATGGTTTAATCAGTTACATGGattttctaaattaaaaatggtcatgTGAAGATAGCCACTCTTCTAACAATCTAATCACATTTATAGtaagaaatacaatacaatacaatacaatacaatacaatacaatacaatacaatagaAAGACAATCGAATCTGCGCAATCCGTGTGAAATTCAAGGACTACAGCTGGGTGGCTAATCATTTCCCCCTATCCACTTACACCTCGGATTACCTCTTATTCCGACTCCCGGAGTCTTGTGTCTGCCAATGCGGAACTATTTTCGCTATCTGAACAGACGTTCGGACCTCGATATGCGGCAAAGATTCACAGCCCGGCTGTTGATTCCGATTCGGTGGCAATGTGTTCGTTGTTATTGTAAAACGGGCAATGGCAACTGGGCAGTGGGCAGTGGGGTTTTCGGGTTGTGGCTTCTACGTAAGTGGAAGAGACGCCGTGATATGCGCTGGCAGCGATGCGTGCGATCTATCAACATTTGGCCATGTTTCGTTCGCATCGCGTGGGCCCGGAGCGGAACAGCCGGCACCGGAGTTGGCATCAATCCAAATGTCACGTACCCGGAGCCGGAGACGCGTCCGGAGCATATTTAAAGTAGTCGGCCACCAATGGAGGGCAGCAGAAGACAGCAGACAGTCCAAGCGGGAGCACACCAGAAGCCGAAGAGCAACTGGAACTGCAACTGGGAGACAAGATGACGAGATCGACCTACATTTGGGCGCTGGCCGCCTGCCTGATCGTAAGTGTTCAAGCTCGAAATCTTAGGATTAATCCCAAGAAAACCAAGTCTATCAATTCTGACTGCTTTCGTTTGTGCCATGTAAATCGTACATGAAAAGCAAATTGACTTTCCTTTAAATTACTTGAAACGGAATCAAGCTATCTATCGATGCTAGACTTATTttaagtatatgtatatgtcgaTCCAATTCTAatccaccccccccccctcaatTTACTTTTAGGCCTGTGCAAGCGCCAACTACGGCAGTTCCCAGGGCTATGGACCCGAGTCCGGAAGCGGTGCCTCCGATGGCGGTGCTGATGCCGCTTCAGCGGCCGCAGCAGCTGCCGGCGGTGCCGGTGGAGCTGGTGGCGAGTACGGTGGTGCTAACGCCGGTGCTGGTGCTCTCGAATCCGGAGCCGATGCCGCCGGTGTGGCACAGGCTGGCCAGAGCAGCTACGGATCCGACCAGAACATTCCGTACAAGCCGGTGAACACCAAGGGTAACACCCTGACCTCATCGATCACCTACCCGCAGAACAAGGGCGAGATCCTCATCCATCGTCCCGCTCCCATCATTGTCAAGCGTCCGCCCACCAAGGTGCTGGTGAACCATCCACCATTGGTGGTTAAGCCCGCTCCCGTGGTGCTCCACAAGCCCCCAGCAATCGTTCTCCGCAAGGTCTACGTCAAGCACCACCCACGTCGCGTCAAGGTTGAGCCCGTGTTCGTCAATGTGGTCAAGCCCCCAGCAGAGAAGTACTTTGTCAACGAGAACAAGCAGGGCTACGGACAGGGCTCGCAGTCCCACGGACACGGCCATGGACACGGTGGCCATGGACACGGACACAGCGGACACGGACACGGTGGACACGGTGCTGGACCCCATGGTCCTGGACCCCATGACGGTGGCCGTGCTCTGCCCGCCTACGCTTCGGGAGCTGATTCCGCTGCCGCCAGCGCTGGCTATCAGCTGCTCCAGAGCGGCAACCAGGGTCTGTCCGCTCTTGCCAACATCGCCGGCGAGCGTGAGGGTCCCTATGGTCCCGCTCCAAGCCATCAGCACTATAGCGCCGGTCCAGCCGGACATGGCGGCTATGCTGCTCCCGCCTATTAGGTAACAGATGCGGAGGAGTTACGGATTGGATGACTGCTGCGGCTCCGGAATCAACTGAAGCGGCTGGTTTAGTCATTCGCTTATCCGGCTGATTAGTTactatgttttttttacaaaaaaaaaaaaaaaaaacagcctGATCGACCAACGCCCATGCCtacgcccacgcccactcatGCACACCCCAATACCACCCACTCACCCATTCAACGGCCCaggaggggcgtggcactcAGGTTTCtttgcaaaacaaataaaaaatttgaacaaaaaaaaaaaaacaattataccCAAGCTGAATGTTGTTTTCGATGAAGGGTGAAATCTAGATGCtagttatatttaaattaaactatCATTAGATATATACTCTAATTGATAGTTATTGATAGTCTTGCGACTCATTTTAAACTTGATACACTTATAGCATAGACAGTGAGTAATATCAttgatattattatataattattgttaCACAAAGTGCATATGATGAGAATCGATTTAATGATGGGAGAACTGACTTACCCGCAACTTTATTCGCAGCAACAAGTGTCgcatataataaatacaataaatccGAAACGCAGGCTGTCATTACACACATCGTTTGGTTGTCCTTCCCCATTGTTGTGCGTTATGCCAATGGCATCCCACGCAATTGTTCAATAACAAACGGGCGGCAAAATCGGCTATAATGATAGGTAAGGCAAAGAAGAGCTCGGCTGATGACAGGTGGAATCGCAATTTAGGTCGCCCAGTGCCGCCCATTTGGCAGTTTGAAAATTCAGCATAAAAATGCGATACCTTTGCACAGAGATTTCAGTCTGTAAGCAGAAATAAATTGAGAGCATTAATAAAATAACCAACTAAACAGAATTATTAAAGCGAGCCAAAACAAATCGGTTTCaagttcaaatatttttttttgcgaacaCTTTTcggtgataaaaaaaaaaaaaacaaaaccaaataacCAACAACAGAGGCGAAATGAGTCACTTATGCTTCCTTGTAATGGGTTTGTGTTTCGCAATAATCGCCTACTGTTCTGGACAAGTTAGTATTGTTTTAACAATGACTGATATGTTAACCATAgaataacaacaaataataCCTATAACAAATTTTGTCCAGGGTATCACAGAAAGTCCTTATAACCGAAATTGTTACAGAGACATATATTGCTTATTGGCCGattcaaattaaacaaacCATACAGGTACGTTGGtgaattgaaatattaaacTTATGTACAAAGATTTCTGTGATACCATCGTATTATTAGCTTCCAAGTTCTTTAGTACTTTAgcatattttgtaatttttgtttaagatacttattttcataatttattccAACTAGCCCTTATCTAAACGGACAACGGAAACCAGTATGGAGGCGTTGCACTCCTTAACTCAACTTATCTTCAGCATTCTGGATGGTTTTAACATGGGTTAGTTTTAGCAGGATAATGTTGACAgctcaaaacattttcaatgtaCTACATACTAAAGTAATCGTGATTGATTGAACTAATGAACCTtataaattttctaatatctaattttcttagttgtaaatactttttgttgttttttttttcttagttAGTATGCACTAATTTGATGTAATATGCTACAATATAAACCCATGCATTAAAAAACTATCTGCTTATCAAAAATAACAGCGTTTTCTAAAACTAACATAGACAAACAAATTATGACACAAATAAAGACAGTACatacaataataacaaacTTTTACAATGAAACTAAAGGATTACATCAGAGTTCTTTATCGTTTCGAAGATCAGCGTCGATGTGATGTGACGAGGTGAATCAAAGTAATCCAAGCCAATCCACACCTTTTGTTTGCTATCTGAAATCGCGCCGAAACACGAGAATACCACGTAATTGCAGCACCTGCAAAAGTCTTTTGTACATTTTGTCTCTTGCGCTGCAGTTGAatcttgttttatttatggttAATTTTTGATGGTACACTTTACATAGGTGAGTCTCTAGCCGAACAGCGagcacataaatatatatatatatatatatgtatatatatagtagaTAGTATGTAGATATTTTTGGTTAGAAgggttttaaataaatcatataaatAGGTGGTTCTTTGATTTCGTGACGGCtaactttaaaaaaattcgCATAAAATTAcgttaaattacatttttaaaatgaagTTGGGTTGACATTTGCGTTAGGTTATGCAATCGATTGTTGTACAGAAGCTGAATGGTTTATGATAGAGCGCCAACGCTTATGGCCTATAAAAAGTTAACTACAAATTTAAAAGTGagattaaattttaaaagccgTTAATTGCAATGGAATGTAATGCCTTCGATCTGTATGGCCTCTCTCTTTCAAGTGATCTGTTTTTTGCCCCcgctcccttttttttttctttctttgtttAGTGATGACGCGTTGCAGCATAGACAGCTGCCGGCTGAGATTGGACAGATAAGGGAGCTGGTTGCAAGGTGgctggctgctgttgttgtggctgaGCCGACGGGTCCATGTTATAGTTGTTGATCACCTCATAGGGGGACACCACCGGAGCTGGCATGCCCCAGGCGTAGGGAGTCTAAAAATGGTCGAGTGTCGATTGCCTATagaatattttgaatttgttaGTGCATGTATCACTCCTACCTGTCCTTGAGCTGCTCCCCCTAGCTGTGGTGGTCCCGCCTTGTGGTAGAATAtcggtggcggtggcggcggtTGGAGCAACCTCGGCGGTGTTATCAGGTGATGATGCGGCGATGGAGTAGTATAGAAACTAAACTGACTGCCATTCGAGCTTGGCGATGGCGTTGGAGTGGGCAAAAATGCCGCTGGCCCCAGCGAATCCTTAATATCTTGCAGCTGCTCCGGACGTTTGCCGCGCACCTTAACCGAATTCAAATTGCGCTTGGCGTAGGCACTTTTCTCAAGCGGTGACTGCTCTGTGGCATTTGCCACCTCTGGCGAAGGTGGTGGTGTTGACTCCACGGCAGTCAAATTGTCCTCTGTGGCGCCAATGACTACAGTCCGTCCTGCCTGTTGATCAGTGTTGTTCTGCTGATGGTATCCAAACATTCCTAGTTCATCAGGCGGCGTGTGGTGCGACATGCGCCAATGCAAATCCACGCCCATGTTGTAGAAGTATCTCAAAGTCACCATATCCACGGGCAAATCTTCACCGTTTGGGTGTAGAGAACGACGTGGCTCGCCAATTCCGGTAACATTTAGCGGTGGAGAAGGAAGCGGCATAAATGGATGCGGTCCCGATAAAGCAACAGCTCCCGGTGGTGGTGGACCATAACCACCGAATGGCATGTATACACAACCTTCGGTTGGCGGTGGATGCGGGGTTCCTGAAATGGGGAACGGAAACTCCTCGGCAATAGCCATCGGAGATGCAGGCCAAGGTGGCGGTAAATGCCCAGGACGACTCGGTATCATTGGCACGTAATTCATATACTGAGTGGGTGGCGGGGCAGCCGAACCCGAAACCTCCTGGTTTTGGCTGGAACTCGAGTTCTGCGGCTGAACCCTTGATGCCTTCGTGCGCTGGTGTTGCTTCTGTGCCTGCGGTTCTTCACGATCCCGCTGCTCCGTAGTCGGGTTCTGGTCATTTTGTTCAGGATCATTATGATCCCGCTGCTCATCGTCCTGAATGTGCACACCCTGATAGCAATTGTCCACGGGCATGTAGGGCATCAAATCACACTTGCTGTGCTCAAAATACTGGTCCATTTCGAACAGCTTGTTCTTCTTCCATTTGGAAGACTTGTTGGCCTTACCGGCATACTTGGGCAACGGCAAGCGAGGCATCTGGCGATGATAGCGGAATGGCAACGACCATGGGCGGTACTCATCTGGCGGCAGGGGATGGAGCGATTCATACGGGACCTAAGCCAACAGATATGTTTGTATATTAGTAAGCTCTCTATTAAAGCGAAATAGTTACAATTAGCTTCGGATACCGAACATTTTTAGCCCTTGCAGATCAATTATTTTATAGACTTATATACCAGTTCATTGGGCCACAATTAATATACTTTTAACTAAactttaacaaatttaactaattgttaaatatgaTAATCGTTTCTAATCgaaatttttgcatttctcTGCAAGGGTCTAGAAAATCAGATAAAAAGAAGAGGTACCACTATCTCTTTGCCAATCCTCTCAACAAAGACGTGGCAGTAATTCTTATCTTTGGAGATATTTTGAACGTGGCACGTGTACATCTCCGTTTCGTTCGGCAATTCCACCTTGCACTTGGCGCCCACCTGGAAAACAAATAACACGGCGACGAGACGAGGAAGGATAAGGCAAGACATACATGTATAGTAAAGTATAAGGTGTATCCAGTGTATAGATGAAAATGAAAGGGTGTTAATTTGGATGGGTGGTTGACATGAAACGTGtgttggtgtgcgtgtgtatgtgtgctaACGATAATCCAATGTTCTGCACAGTTTACCTTAAAGTTATAGTCATTTATGTAGACATTATAAAGCTTGGCCTCCTTGCGCATATCGTTCCAGCAATCAAATTCTATATTACGATACATATAGGGGTCCATGGACTTGGCCACTTTGTAGGGAAACGGAGAGATACCTAAAAAGAGAGTATTATGTAAGCATTTGATGTTTGAAACCACCTCTACTGACCATCATCTAGCAGCTGGCGGACACAGGACTCCAATCGGT
The DNA window shown above is from Drosophila melanogaster chromosome X and carries:
- the Cp38 gene encoding chorion protein 38, isoform B, coding for MTRSTYIWALAACLIACASANYGSSQGYGPESGSGASDGGADAASAAAAAAGGAGGAGGEYGGANAGAGALESGADAAGVAQAGQSSYGSDQNIPYKPVNTKGNTLTSSITYPQNKGEILIHRPAPIIVKRPPTKVLVNHPPLVVKPAPVVLHKPPAIVLRKVYVKHHPRRVKVEPVFVNVVKPPAEKYFVNENKQGYGQGSQSHGHGHGHGGHGHGHSGHGHGGHGAGPHGPGPHDGGRALPAYASGADSAAASAGYQLLQSGNQGLSALANIAGEREGPYGPAPSHQHYSAGPAGHGGYAAPAY
- the otu gene encoding ovarian tumor, isoform D, with amino-acid sequence MDMQVQRPITSGSRQAPDPYDQYLESRGLYRKHTARDASSLFRVIAEQMYDTQMLHYEIRLECVRFMTLKRRIFEKEIPGDFDSYMQDMSKPKTYGTMTELRAMSCLYRRNVILYEPYNMGTSVVFNRRYAENFRVFFNNENHFDSVYDVEYIERAAICQSIAFKLLYQKLFKLPDVSFAVEIMLHPHTFNWDRFNVEFDDKGYMVRIHCTDGRVFKLDLPGDTNCILENYKLCNFHSTNGNQSINARKGGRLEIKNQEERKASGSSGHEPNDLLPMCPNRLESCVRQLLDDGISPFPYKVAKSMDPYMYRNIEFDCWNDMRKEAKLYNVYINDYNFKVPYESLHPLPPDEYRPWSLPFRYHRQMPRLPLPKYAGKANKSSKWKKNKLFEMDQYFEHSKCDLMPYMPVDNCYQGVHIQDDEQRDHNDPEQNDQNPTTEQRDREEPQAQKQHQRTKASRVQPQNSSSSQNQEVSGSAAPPPTQYMNYVPMIPSRPGHLPPPWPASPMAIAEEFPFPISGTPHPPPTEGCVYMPFGGYGPPPPGAVALSGPHPFMPLPSPPLNVTGIGEPRRSLHPNGEDLPVDMVTLRYFYNMGVDLHWRMSHHTPPDELGMFGYHQQNNTDQQAGRTVVIGATEDNLTAVESTPPPSPEVANATEQSPLEKSAYAKRNLNSVKVRGKRPEQLQDIKDSLGPAAFLPTPTPSPSSNGSQFSFYTTPSPHHHLITPPRLLQPPPPPPIFYHKAGPPQLGGAAQGQTPYAWGMPAPVVSPYEVINNYNMDPSAQPQQQQPATLQPAPLSVQSQPAAVYAATRHH
- the otu gene encoding ovarian tumor, isoform B, giving the protein MDMQVQRPITSGSRQAPDPYDQYLESRGLYRKHTARDASSLFRVIAEQMYDTQMLHYEIRLECVRFMTLKRRIFEKEIPGDFDSYMQDMSKPKTYGTMTELRAMSCLYRRNVILYEPYNMGTSVVFNRRYAENFRVFFNNENHFDSVYDVEYIERAAICQSIAFKLLYQKLFKLPDVSFAVEIMLHPHTFNWDRFNVEFDDKGYMVRIHCTDGRVFKLDLPGDTNCILENYKLCNFHSTNGNQSINARKGGRLEIKNQEERKASGSSGHEPNDLLPMCPNRLESCVRQLLDDGISPFPYKVAKSMDPYMYRNIEFDCWNDMRKEAKLYNVYINDYNFKVGAKCKVELPNETEMYTCHVQNISKDKNYCHVFVERIGKEIVVPYESLHPLPPDEYRPWSLPFRYHRQMPRLPLPKYAGKANKSSKWKKNKLFEMDQYFEHSKCDLMPYMPVDNCYQGVHIQDDEQRDHNDPEQNDQNPTTEQRDREEPQAQKQHQRTKASRVQPQNSSSSQNQEVSGSAAPPPTQYMNYVPMIPSRPGHLPPPWPASPMAIAEEFPFPISGTPHPPPTEGCVYMPFGGYGPPPPGAVALSGPHPFMPLPSPPLNVTGIGEPRRSLHPNGEDLPVDMVTLRYFYNMGVDLHWRMSHHTPPDELGMFGYHQQNNTDQQAGRTVVIGATEDNLTAVESTPPPSPEVANATEQSPLEKSAYAKRNLNSVKVRGKRPEQLQDIKDSLGPAAFLPTPTPSPSSNGSQFSFYTTPSPHHHLITPPRLLQPPPPPPIFYHKAGPPQLGGAAQGQTPYAWGMPAPVVSPYEVINNYNMDPSAQPQQQQPATLQPAPLSVQSQPAAVYAATRHH